The Carassius carassius chromosome 31, fCarCar2.1, whole genome shotgun sequence genome includes a region encoding these proteins:
- the LOC132112029 gene encoding homeobox protein goosecoid-like, producing MPAGMFSIDSILAGRPSCKDSVLLHRNAPVVFSNLTESLYTAAGDFNGLYSHSGPPAPNLQSVNGTRIGYNNYYYGQLHVQGPTGPACCGAIPTLGSQQYPCIPTCYDSTGSVLISPVPHQMMSYMNVGTLSRTELQLLNQLHCRRKRRHRTIFTDEQLEALENLFQETKYPDVGTREQLARKVHLREEKVEVWFKNRRAKWRRQKRSSSEESENSQKWNKSTKTTTEKTEEGKSDVDSDS from the exons ATGCCCGCTGGGATGTTTAGTATCGACAGCATCTTGGCAGGGAGACCCAGCTGCAAGGACTCGGTTCTGCTCCATCGGAATGCTCCGGTTGTGTTCTCCAACTTGACGGAATCCTTGTACACAGCAGCTGGCGATTTTAACGGACTGTATTCCCACTCCGGACCTCCAGCTCCTAACTTACAGTCGGTGAATGGAACCAGGATAGGCTACAACAACTACTACTATGGACAACTTCATGTCCAGGGGCCGACTGGACCCGCTTGCTGTGGCGCAATACCAACTCTCGGCTCGCAACAGTACCCGTGTATTCCTACAT GCTACGACAGCACCGGTTCAGTACTTATTTCTCCAGTCCCACATCAGATGATGTCGTACATGAACGTGGGCACCTTGTCCAGAACCGAACTACAGCTACTCAACCAGTTACACTGTCGGCGCAAGAGACGACACCGAACCATTTTCACCGACGAGCAACTGGAGGCACTGGAGAACCTTTTTCAAGAAACCAAATACCCTGATGTTGGCACACGAGAGCAACTGGCACGAAAGGTGCACCTACGCGAAGAGAAAGTAGAG GTTTGGTTCAAAAACAGACGAgcaaaatggagaagacagaaaagGTCGTCGTCAGAGGAATCAGAAAACTCACAGAAATGGAACAAATCCACCAAAACAACCACAGAGAAAACCGAGGAGGGCAAAAGTGACGTGGATTCTGACAGCTGA